A window of the Helianthus annuus cultivar XRQ/B chromosome 4, HanXRQr2.0-SUNRISE, whole genome shotgun sequence genome harbors these coding sequences:
- the LOC110936009 gene encoding UDP-glycosyltransferase 85C1 produces the protein MDAKPIVGRKKPHVVFIPYPAQSHIKCMLKLARLLHHRGLEITFINTEWNHKRLFKYGGSSGLDGILGFRFKTVPDGLPSSSADGTEPTQTVEELGLYLLTNFLDPFLDLVAGLETPPTCIICDGTMTFTNIIDATEKLKIPIFLYWTMAASGFMAFYMAKILLEKGILPLKDESYLTNGYTDTLLEVPGMQKVRLRDLPEHLLATKLDDPSFNWYVDSARRADKVPHVIIHTFDELEAPLIKEIKSRFPHTYTVGPLQLLVNQITENETKKTNFNGYSLWKEEPECVQWLHSKEPNSVVYVNFGSITVMSFENLVEFGWGLVKSNHNFLWIIRTDLVDGKPVTLPQELEEEIKRRGFIASWCSQEEVLNHPSVGGFLTHGGWGSVIESLTAGVPMVCWPFSYDQNVNCRQLCKEWEVGMMIEDDVKRDEVEKIVRELMEGVEGNRMRKNAMEFKKKAEIATAPNGSSSLNIEELVNEITNLS, from the exons ATGGATGCAAAGCCCATAGTTGGTCGCAAAAAGCCACATGTTGTGTTCATACCATATCCTGCACAAAGTCACATAAAGTGCATGCTAAAGTTAGCCAGGCTCCTACACCATAGGGGTCTTGAAATAACCTTTATCAACACCGAGTGGAACCACAAACGTCTGTTTAAGTACGGTGGCTCTAGCGGTCTCGATGGGATTCTCGGTTTTCGATTCAAGACGGTTCCGGACGGTCTCCCTTCAAGTTCAGCTGATGGAACTGAACCAACTCAAACTGTAGAAGAACTTGGTTTGTACCTCTTAACGAATTTCTTGGATCCCTTCCTGGATCTTGTAGCGGGACTCGAAACGCCTCCGACTTGTATAATTTGTGATGGTACCATGACTTTCACGAACATTATTGATGCTACTGAGAAGCTCAAGATCCCTATCTTTCTCTACTGGACCATGGCTGCCAGTGGATTCATGGCATTTTACATGGCGAAAATTCTGTTAGAAAAAGGAATTCTCCCTCTTAAAG ATGAAAGTTACTTAACAAATGGTTACACTGACACATTGTTAGAGGTCCCAGGAATGCAAAAGGTCCGTTTAAGGGATCTACCTGAACATCTCTTAGCCACAAAACTTGATGATCCTTCATTTAATTGGTATGTTGATTCAGCTAGAAGGGCTGATAAAGTTCCACATGTGATTATCCATACTTTTGATGAATTGGAGGCCCCTCTCATCAAAGAGATTAAATCCAGATTTCCTCACACTTACACGGTTGGGCCTCTGCAGTTACTTGTAAATCAGATTACCGAAAACGAAACCAAGAAGACGAATTTCAATGGCTACAGTTTATGGAAGGAAGAACCTGAGTGTGTCCAGTGGCTCCATTCAAAGGAGCCAAACTCTGTGGTGTATGTTAATTTTGGAAGTATAACAGTAATGTCTTTTGAAAACTTGGTGGAATTTGGTTGGGGGCTTGTTAAGAGCAACCATAACTTTCTCTGGATTATACGGACCGATTTGGTTGATGGGAAGCCTGTGACTTTACCTCAAGAACTCGAGGAGGAGATTAAAAGGAGAGGCTTTATTGCAAGCTGGTGTTCACAAGAAGAGGTGCTGAACCACCCTTCAGTTGGTGGGTTCTTGACTCATGGTGGGTGGGGTTCAGTGATTGAAAGCTTGACTGCTGGGGTGCCGATGGTATGCTGGCCATTTTCCTATGATCAGAATGTTAATTGTAGACAATTGTGCAAGGAATGGGAGGTTGGCATGATGATTGAGGATGATGTCAagagggatgaagttgaaaagattgtaaGGGAGTTGATGGAAGGAGTAGAAGGTAATAGAATGAGGAAGAATGCCATGGAGTTCAAGAAAAAGGCGGAAATTGCGACAGCACCTAATGGCTCATCTTCTTTAAATATTGAAGAACTTGTTAATGAAATTACCAACTTATCATAA